Proteins from one Puntigrus tetrazona isolate hp1 chromosome 10, ASM1883169v1, whole genome shotgun sequence genomic window:
- the adra1ab gene encoding alpha-1A adrenergic receptor, with product MTSALPAEDNITLTFFPETCPNCTAIPAFDIDVTKTLVLGLVLVLFIVFGVMGNILVILSVVCHRHLRSVTHYFIANLAVADLLLSSVVLPFSAASEALGRWVFGRPLCNAWTALDVLCCTASILSLCVISVDRCMAVSYPLRYPSLATGQRALAAVAALWALSAAISVGPPFGWREPMPEDESVCRVNEEPGYAIFSAACSFYVPLAVILAMYCRVYVVARQKTRCMSKGRQRNGGNEHGVTLRIHCRNAQQAAGKEEAAHSKNSHFTFIRLLKFSREKKAAKTLGIVVGCFVLCWLPFFLVLPISSIFPSHRPPDTVFKITFWLGYFNSCLNPIIYPCFSQEFKKAFQNVLRGRCLSRTHRTRSPPVAARDPKTARGFSSASNDSWKPVSNKKSFTAHDNGALKAPETSLTMEVLQASICKMDGEAV from the exons ATGACCAGCGCGCTTCCGGCAGAAGACAACATAACTTTAACCTTTTTTCCCGAGACCTGTCCCAACTGCACAGCGATACCTGCGTTTGACATAGACGTAACCAAAACACTGGTTCTGGGCCTGGTGCTGGTGCTCTTCATAGTATTCGGCGTGATGGGCAACATCCTGGTCATCCTTTCCGTGGTGTGCCATCGCCACCTCCGTTCCGTGACGCATTACTTTATCGCCAATCTGGCCGTTGCAGACCTTCTTCTGAGCTCCGTGGTGCTCCCGTTCTCCGCTGCATCGGAAGCCTTGGGCCGTTGGGTGTTCGGCCGTCCTTTATGCAACGCCTGGACCGCTCTCGACGTGCTGTGCTGCACGGCGTCCATCCTCAGCCTCTGCGTGATCTCCGTGGATCGCTGCATGGCGGTCAGTTACCCGCTGCGCTACCCTTCCCTGGCCACGGGTCAAAGGGCGCTGGCAGCGGTGGCAGCTCTATGGGCTCTTTCGGCTGCCATCTCCGTCGGCCCGCCTTTCGGCTGGAGGGAGCCCATGCCAGAGGACGAGTCGGTGTGTAGAGTGAACGAAGAGCCGGGATATGCCATCTTTTCTGCCGCGTGTTCATTCTACGTGCCGTTGGCGGTGATTTTGGCAATGTACTGCAGGGTATATGTGGTGGCCCGGCAAAAGACCCGTTGCATGAGTAAGGGCAGGCAGAGGAACGGGGGAAACGAGCATGGAGTGACCCTTCGGATCCACTGCCGCAACGCTCAGCAGGCCGCCGGGAAGGAGGAAGCAGCGCACTCCAAAAACTCGCACTTCACCTTCATCCGTCTGCTGAAGTTCTCGCGGGAGAAGAAGGCGGCCAAGACTCTGGGGATTGTGGTGGGATGTTTCGTGCTCTGCTGGCTGCCTTTTTTCCTAGTGCTGCCCATAA GCTCCATCTTCCCCTCCCACAGACCCCCGGACACCGTCTTCAAAATTACTTTCTGGCTCGGCTACTTCAACAGCTGCCTCAACCCCATCATCTACCCGTGCTTCAGTCAGGAGTTCAAGAAGGCCTTCCAGAACGTTCTCCGCGGCCGCTGCCTCAGCAGAACGCACAGGACCCGGAGCCCCCCGGTCGCTGCTCGAGACCCCAAAACCGCACGGGGTTTCTCATCTGCATCTAACGACTCCTGGAAGCCCGTCTCTAATAAGAAGTCGTTCACTGCACATGACAACGGCGCTCTGAAAGCACCTGAAACGTCTCTGACGATGGAAGTTCTTCAGGCTTCCATATGCAAGATGGACGGCGAGGCTGTATGA
- the tmem230a gene encoding transmembrane protein 230a, with protein sequence MMASRNNTASAAPNNKVKYSRLADSDEGYIDLQFKKTPPKVPYKAIALATFLFLVGSVLIVIGSLLLAGYIHVMYPDRTIPVLIIGILIFLPGFYHLRIAYYASKGYRGYSYDDIPDFDD encoded by the exons ATGATGGCGAGCCGAAACAACACAGCCAGTGCTGCTCCAAACAATAAGGTGAAATACTCCAGGCTGGCAGACAGTGATGAAGGCTACATTGATCTACAG tttaagaAAACACCGCCTAAAGTACCCTACAAGGCTATTGCGCTGGCAACGTTCCTATTTCTGGTCGGCTCTGTATTGATTGTTATTGGATCCCTTCTTTTGGCAGGATACATTCATGTTATG TACCCAGATCGCACGATTCCAGTTCTCATCATCGGCATACTGATCTTTCTTCCCGGATTCTATCATCTGCGGATCGCTTATTATGCCTCCAAGGGTTACCGCGGTTATTCGTACGACGACATCCCGGATTTTGATGATTAA